A region of Faecalibacterium taiwanense DNA encodes the following proteins:
- a CDS encoding amino acid ABC transporter ATP-binding protein, protein MTDKILEVRGLTKTYGGEKKKGAKQPTPTLDVLKGIDIDIYRGDVVCLIGPSGCGKSTFLRCLNRLEIPTSGSVKFEGTEVDEAHIDAVRQKMGMVFQHFNLFPHLTVKKNLELAPTLLKLKDKQAISDKADELLARVGLADKADAYPKSLSGGQQQRIAIARALAMDPDVILFDEPTSALDPEMVGEVLELMKELAHTGITMLVVTHEMGFAREVSNRVIFIDDGKIQEDEPPQELFTNPKHPRLKAFLSKML, encoded by the coding sequence GTGACCGATAAGATTCTGGAAGTCCGCGGCCTGACCAAGACCTACGGCGGCGAAAAGAAAAAGGGCGCAAAACAGCCCACCCCCACCCTGGACGTGCTGAAGGGTATTGATATCGACATCTACCGCGGCGACGTGGTCTGCCTGATCGGCCCCTCCGGCTGCGGCAAGTCCACCTTCCTGCGCTGCCTGAACCGGCTGGAGATCCCCACCAGCGGCTCCGTGAAGTTCGAGGGCACTGAGGTGGACGAAGCCCACATCGACGCTGTGCGCCAGAAGATGGGCATGGTGTTCCAGCACTTCAACCTGTTCCCGCACCTGACTGTGAAGAAAAACCTTGAGCTGGCCCCCACCCTGCTCAAGCTCAAGGATAAGCAGGCCATTTCCGACAAGGCCGACGAACTGCTGGCCCGCGTAGGCCTGGCCGACAAGGCCGACGCCTACCCCAAGAGCCTTTCCGGCGGCCAGCAGCAGCGCATTGCCATTGCCCGTGCCCTTGCCATGGACCCGGACGTGATCCTGTTCGACGAGCCCACCAGCGCCCTCGACCCCGAAATGGTGGGCGAGGTTCTGGAGCTGATGAAGGAGCTGGCCCACACCGGCATCACCATGCTGGTGGTCACCCACGAGATGGGCTTCGCCCGTGAGGTGTCCAACCGCGTCATCTTCATCGACGACGGCAAGATCCAGGAGGACGAGCCGCCGCAGGAACTGTTCACGAATCCGAAGCATCCCAGACTGAAAGCATTCCTTTCTAAGATGCTGTAA
- a CDS encoding amino acid ABC transporter permease: protein MAAQYELLKELLNGGTKLSFGQEFFFKFYQAFILKDRWLQYVSGVGTTLLVTALALALGIVLGSVVALVRVAHDQQRPGHKNPVLGFFNIICEIYTTIIRGTPMMVQLLIMSMVIFANSRNFTMVGALALGINSGAYVSEIIRGGLMAVDPGQMEAGRSLGLNYMTTMVVIIIPQAIRAVLPALGNEFIVLLKDTSLITVIGGKELLYAAQGIMNRTYEPMFPLLGDALIYLVLVMLFTRLLAKFERRLAQSDR from the coding sequence ATGGCTGCTCAATACGAACTGCTCAAAGAGCTGCTCAACGGCGGTACGAAGCTCAGCTTCGGGCAGGAATTTTTCTTTAAGTTTTATCAGGCGTTCATCCTGAAAGACCGCTGGCTCCAGTATGTCAGCGGTGTGGGCACCACCCTGCTGGTCACAGCTCTCGCGCTGGCGCTGGGCATCGTGCTGGGCAGCGTGGTAGCTCTGGTGCGTGTGGCACACGACCAGCAGCGCCCCGGCCACAAGAACCCGGTGCTGGGCTTCTTCAACATCATCTGCGAAATTTACACCACCATCATCCGCGGCACGCCTATGATGGTGCAGCTGCTCATCATGAGCATGGTCATTTTTGCCAACAGCCGCAACTTTACCATGGTAGGTGCGCTGGCACTGGGCATCAACTCCGGTGCTTATGTTTCGGAGATCATCCGCGGCGGTCTGATGGCCGTTGACCCCGGCCAGATGGAGGCCGGCCGCAGCCTTGGTTTGAACTACATGACCACCATGGTGGTCATCATCATCCCGCAGGCCATCCGTGCGGTGCTGCCTGCTCTGGGCAACGAGTTCATCGTCCTGCTGAAGGATACCTCCCTGATCACGGTCATCGGCGGCAAGGAGCTGCTGTACGCCGCACAGGGCATCATGAACCGCACCTACGAGCCCATGTTCCCGTTGCTGGGCGATGCACTGATCTACCTTGTGCTGGTCATGCTGTTCACCCGTCTGCTGGCAAAGTTTGAGAGGAGGCTTGCTCAAAGTGACCGATAA
- a CDS encoding amino acid ABC transporter substrate-binding protein, whose protein sequence is MKKISRRSFLAAAGLSVAALALTACGGSSASTASSVASSAASSEAASTSAAAGELTTVEAGKLTMATNATFPPYEMTTDAGEFEGIDIETAQAIADKLGLELQIDDMDFDAALLSVQQGKADIVMAGVTVTDERKAVMDFSDSYATGIQSIIVPEGSDIASPDDLAGKKIGTQRGTTGYIYCTDDFGEDAVVAYDSGLTAVQALNNGQVDAVVIDNAPAKEYVAANPGLKVLETSYAEEDYAIGMAKGSSLEDVVNAALEELKADGTLQSIVDKYITAE, encoded by the coding sequence ATGAAAAAGATTTCTCGTCGCAGCTTTCTGGCAGCTGCCGGTCTGTCCGTTGCCGCTCTGGCTCTGACCGCCTGCGGTGGTTCTTCCGCAAGCACCGCTTCCTCCGTGGCAAGCTCTGCTGCTTCTTCTGAAGCTGCTTCCACCAGCGCTGCCGCTGGCGAGCTGACCACCGTTGAGGCCGGCAAGCTGACCATGGCCACCAACGCAACCTTCCCTCCGTATGAGATGACCACCGATGCAGGCGAGTTCGAGGGCATCGACATTGAGACCGCTCAGGCCATTGCTGACAAGCTGGGTCTGGAGCTGCAGATCGATGACATGGACTTTGACGCCGCTCTGCTGAGCGTGCAGCAGGGTAAGGCCGATATCGTCATGGCCGGCGTCACCGTCACCGACGAGCGCAAGGCTGTGATGGACTTCTCCGACAGCTATGCTACCGGCATCCAGTCCATCATCGTGCCCGAAGGCTCCGACATTGCATCTCCCGATGATCTGGCGGGCAAGAAGATCGGCACTCAGCGCGGCACCACCGGTTACATCTACTGCACCGATGATTTCGGCGAGGACGCTGTGGTGGCTTACGACAGCGGTCTGACCGCTGTGCAGGCCCTGAACAATGGTCAGGTGGACGCTGTGGTCATCGACAACGCTCCCGCCAAGGAGTATGTGGCTGCCAACCCCGGCCTGAAGGTGCTGGAGACCAGCTACGCCGAGGAGGATTACGCCATCGGCATGGCAAAGGGTTCTTCTCTGGAAGATGTCGTCAACGCCGCTCTGGAAGAGCTGAAGGCTGACGGCACCCTGCAGTCCATCGTGGACAAGTACATCACCGCTGAATAA
- a CDS encoding nitroreductase family protein, which translates to MSVMDTLVSRRTYRRFAQKAVPQDVVDDIVEAVRLSSCGANRQAVRLVVVNKPEAVAKVQPLVKWAAYLPPEQGTPKADELPTLYVAVVQDTSIPGDLATDTGIALANMTLAAWDKGVGSCIMGAINKPALTELLGIEEPQKLAFMVAFGYPAHKAHIVPLTAETGVKYYLDENRDYCVPKRSKEEIAKYL; encoded by the coding sequence ATGTCTGTTATGGATACTCTTGTCAGCCGCCGCACCTACCGCCGCTTTGCACAGAAAGCTGTTCCGCAGGATGTGGTGGATGATATCGTCGAGGCCGTCCGCCTGTCCTCCTGCGGAGCCAACCGTCAGGCTGTGCGTCTGGTGGTGGTGAACAAGCCCGAGGCGGTGGCAAAGGTGCAGCCGCTGGTCAAGTGGGCTGCCTATCTGCCGCCGGAGCAGGGCACGCCCAAAGCCGACGAGCTGCCCACCCTGTATGTGGCCGTGGTGCAGGACACTTCCATCCCCGGCGACCTTGCCACCGATACCGGCATCGCCCTTGCCAACATGACCCTTGCCGCATGGGACAAAGGCGTGGGCAGTTGCATCATGGGCGCGATCAACAAGCCTGCCCTCACCGAACTGCTGGGCATTGAAGAACCGCAGAAGCTGGCATTCATGGTGGCGTTCGGCTACCCGGCCCACAAGGCTCACATTGTGCCGCTGACGGCTGAGACCGGCGTAAAATATTATCTGGACGAGAACCGGGATTACTGCGTGCCAAAGCGAAGCAAAGAAGAGATTGCAAAATATCTATAA
- a CDS encoding twin-arginine translocation signal domain-containing protein: protein MSNISRRKFLKGAGVAALAVAAAGVLAGCSGNDVPDVPAVPGVTTRPVTVIFMKDEGNGVINVVGETAKIDVLKTENSVKVADIDKKLLPEDYHLENENAVVEIRKDDSKGEYIIVFVTDVTMTPTKKTIDVKLLELPNNFIEAKAEVAVDATGVSAADIQLPDGYKLSTDYGTEEELLKVRPFGTVFIVTKP from the coding sequence ATGTCTAACATTTCTCGTCGTAAGTTCCTCAAGGGCGCAGGTGTGGCTGCTCTGGCTGTTGCTGCTGCCGGTGTTCTGGCTGGCTGCTCTGGCAATGATGTCCCCGATGTCCCCGCGGTTCCCGGTGTGACCACTCGTCCTGTTACGGTTATCTTTATGAAGGATGAAGGCAATGGTGTGATCAACGTTGTGGGTGAGACTGCCAAGATTGATGTTCTGAAGACCGAGAACTCTGTGAAGGTTGCTGACATCGATAAGAAGCTGCTTCCCGAAGATTACCATCTGGAGAACGAGAACGCTGTTGTTGAAATCCGCAAGGACGACAGCAAGGGTGAGTACATCATCGTCTTCGTGACTGATGTGACCATGACTCCGACCAAGAAGACCATCGATGTCAAACTGCTGGAGCTGCCGAACAACTTCATTGAGGCTAAGGCTGAGGTTGCAGTCGATGCAACTGGCGTCAGCGCTGCTGATATTCAGCTGCCGGACGGCTACAAGCTGAGCACCGACTACGGCACGGAGGAAGAGCTGTTGAAGGTTCGTCCCTTCGGGACTGTCTTCATTGTGACCAAGCCCTGA
- a CDS encoding twin-arginine translocation signal domain-containing protein, whose product MSNISRRQFLKGAGVATLAVAAAGVLAGCSNVPDKPTPGVPDKTVHIYYMIGVQPVNGEPVEISVNGLATYVTYETIKANIPANVAADYDCAKKNYDIEKDGTVTVKLQKKASAKPTKTVEIRYYEGTNPVGGTELIYSLDVDEEATVVNLSKLGLEKTDYKLADGTENSGIIKTEGKKFYAEVFVQKK is encoded by the coding sequence ATGTCTAATATCTCTCGTCGTCAGTTCCTGAAGGGCGCAGGTGTCGCTACTCTGGCTGTTGCTGCTGCCGGTGTTCTGGCTGGCTGCTCCAACGTGCCTGACAAGCCGACCCCGGGTGTACCGGATAAGACTGTGCATATCTACTACATGATCGGGGTTCAGCCGGTCAATGGTGAGCCTGTCGAGATCTCTGTCAATGGTCTGGCTACCTATGTCACCTATGAGACCATCAAGGCAAACATTCCTGCCAATGTAGCTGCTGACTACGATTGCGCAAAGAAGAACTACGATATTGAAAAGGATGGCACAGTTACTGTCAAGCTGCAGAAAAAGGCATCTGCAAAGCCTACGAAGACTGTTGAGATCAGATATTACGAGGGTACAAATCCGGTCGGCGGCACGGAACTCATCTACTCTCTGGATGTTGATGAGGAGGCAACGGTGGTCAATCTGAGCAAGCTTGGACTTGAGAAGACTGACTATAAGCTGGCTGATGGTACGGAAAACAGCGGCATCATTAAGACCGAGGGTAAAAAGTTCTACGCAGAGGTCTTCGTTCAGAAGAAGTAA
- a CDS encoding threonine/serine exporter family protein encodes MMLTSTQIGELAAQFFIAGAGTLSFAVLFGCPRKSLPFCGLVGAVGWFVYELAVMLGADSAAASLLAVIPLTLLTRVFAIVLKMPVTVFLLSGIFPLVPGAGIYYTAYYFIQGNNALALSNGISTFKVAVALAIGITLVLSVPIPKRHRNKV; translated from the coding sequence ATGATGTTGACCAGTACACAAATTGGGGAGCTGGCCGCGCAGTTCTTTATTGCCGGCGCAGGCACCCTGAGTTTTGCCGTTCTGTTCGGCTGTCCGCGCAAAAGCCTGCCCTTCTGCGGGCTGGTGGGTGCCGTGGGCTGGTTTGTCTACGAGCTGGCCGTGATGCTGGGGGCAGACAGTGCCGCAGCCTCCCTGCTGGCGGTCATTCCGCTCACCCTGCTCACCCGCGTGTTTGCCATTGTGCTTAAAATGCCGGTAACGGTGTTCCTGCTGTCCGGCATCTTCCCGCTGGTGCCCGGCGCGGGCATCTACTACACCGCCTACTATTTTATACAGGGCAACAATGCGCTGGCCCTTTCCAACGGCATCAGCACCTTTAAGGTAGCCGTTGCGCTGGCTATCGGCATCACGCTGGTGCTCAGCGTGCCCATTCCAAAGCGGCACCGGAATAAAGTGTGA
- a CDS encoding threonine/serine exporter family protein, with amino-acid sequence MNSREVFPDEELRRRIMDFIMAAGQTLLENGAEVFRVEQTMEIMARSFHLREFHVYVLTNGIFASAGTAEISEVRNVPTRTTHLGRVAAVNALSREIAEGNMSLNEAESRLVLARRIPFPKDWVQLVSGMCGAFCFALIFGGTLRSALAAALAGFLASGYLLLCEQHELPGGFCKISCAALITLVCILACRMLGTPASHSIIGSLMILTPGIAFTMGIRDFVHGDYLSGTIRMIDALLIAASIAIGTGLVLSLYTFFTGVVVA; translated from the coding sequence ATGAACAGCCGCGAGGTTTTCCCGGATGAAGAACTGCGCCGCCGCATCATGGATTTTATCATGGCGGCGGGCCAGACATTGCTGGAAAACGGTGCCGAGGTGTTCCGGGTGGAGCAGACCATGGAGATCATGGCCCGGTCATTCCACCTGCGGGAGTTCCATGTTTACGTGCTGACCAACGGCATCTTTGCCAGTGCGGGCACCGCCGAGATCAGCGAGGTGCGCAATGTGCCTACCCGCACCACTCATCTGGGCCGGGTGGCGGCAGTGAACGCCCTTTCCCGCGAGATCGCAGAGGGCAACATGTCGCTGAACGAAGCCGAGAGCCGTCTGGTGCTGGCGCGGCGCATCCCTTTTCCCAAGGACTGGGTGCAGCTGGTCAGCGGCATGTGCGGTGCATTCTGCTTTGCGCTGATCTTCGGCGGCACACTGCGCAGTGCACTGGCGGCGGCACTGGCAGGCTTTCTTGCCAGCGGCTATTTGCTGCTGTGTGAGCAGCACGAGCTGCCCGGCGGCTTTTGCAAGATCAGCTGTGCTGCGCTTATCACGCTGGTGTGCATTCTGGCCTGCCGAATGCTGGGCACACCGGCCAGTCACTCTATTATCGGTTCGCTGATGATCCTGACCCCCGGCATCGCCTTTACCATGGGCATCCGCGACTTTGTGCACGGAGATTACCTCTCCGGCACCATCCGCATGATCGATGCGCTGCTCATTGCAGCCAGCATTGCCATTGGCACCGGCCTTGTGCTGAGCCTTTATACATTCTTTACGGGGGTGGTCGTGGCATGA
- a CDS encoding methionine ABC transporter ATP-binding protein, which translates to MIEIKHLSKTFQMKDGAVNALKDINLTIPDGSIYGIIGMSGAGKSTLVRCINLLERPTEGSVVIDGTAMETLNAAQLRERRRDITMIFQQFNLLMQRSCLKNICFPMELAGVKKADAEKRARELLEVVGLPDKANAYPAQLSGGQKQRIAIARALATDPKVLLCDEATSALDPNTTHAILTLIKDINKKLGITVVVITHQMSVVEEICDHVAILDGGVVVEEGSVQEIFSNPKTPAAKRLVAPNGGSAARDLSSFAPDDHVVRVTFNGSSTAKPLVASLAAEKGILVSVLSADTRDLSGQCYGSMLLKLPADVEQAKQAAAYMRAQPGITVEEVTGE; encoded by the coding sequence GTGATCGAGATCAAACATCTTTCCAAGACCTTCCAGATGAAGGACGGCGCGGTGAATGCGCTGAAGGACATCAACCTCACCATCCCGGATGGTTCCATTTATGGCATCATCGGCATGTCCGGTGCGGGCAAATCCACGCTGGTGCGCTGCATCAACCTGCTGGAACGCCCCACCGAGGGCAGCGTTGTGATCGACGGCACCGCTATGGAGACTTTAAACGCAGCCCAGCTGCGTGAGCGCCGCCGCGATATCACCATGATCTTCCAGCAGTTCAATCTGCTGATGCAGCGCAGCTGCCTGAAGAACATCTGCTTCCCCATGGAGCTGGCCGGTGTGAAAAAGGCGGATGCCGAAAAGCGCGCCAGAGAGCTGCTGGAAGTGGTGGGCCTGCCCGATAAGGCCAACGCCTACCCGGCACAGCTGTCCGGCGGCCAGAAGCAGCGCATTGCCATTGCCCGCGCACTGGCAACGGACCCCAAAGTTCTGCTCTGCGATGAAGCCACCAGCGCACTGGACCCCAACACCACCCATGCTATCCTGACCCTGATCAAGGACATCAACAAGAAGCTGGGCATCACGGTTGTGGTCATCACCCATCAGATGAGCGTTGTGGAAGAGATCTGCGATCACGTTGCCATTCTGGACGGCGGCGTTGTGGTGGAGGAAGGCTCCGTGCAGGAGATCTTCTCGAACCCCAAAACGCCCGCAGCAAAGCGTCTGGTGGCCCCCAATGGCGGCAGCGCTGCGCGGGACCTGTCCAGCTTTGCACCGGACGACCATGTGGTGCGCGTCACCTTCAACGGTTCGTCCACGGCTAAGCCCTTGGTGGCAAGCCTTGCCGCAGAAAAAGGCATTCTGGTGTCGGTGCTCAGCGCCGATACCCGTGATCTGAGCGGCCAGTGCTACGGCTCCATGCTGCTCAAGCTGCCCGCTGATGTGGAGCAGGCAAAGCAGGCTGCGGCCTATATGCGCGCCCAGCCCGGCATTACGGTAGAGGAGGTGACCGGCGAATGA
- a CDS encoding methionine ABC transporter permease, translating into MSIADYGFAIWETFYVTVLSTAFALVLGLPLGVLLVAGDKDGILPLPGWLMHILNIVINILRSVPFLILMICVFPLTRAIVGTTVGTKATIVPLVVAAFPFVARLVETSLRELDEGVVEAAQSMGATPFQIITKVMIPECLPGLISSMTTALTTILGYSAMSGVIGGGGLGKIALSYGYYRYQTDIMIVCVILLVLMVQVFQTLGTAWATRSDKRLRK; encoded by the coding sequence ATGAGTATTGCAGATTACGGCTTTGCCATCTGGGAGACCTTTTATGTGACGGTCCTTTCCACCGCGTTTGCGCTGGTGCTGGGCCTGCCGCTGGGTGTGCTGCTGGTGGCCGGTGATAAGGACGGCATTCTGCCGCTGCCCGGCTGGCTGATGCACATTCTCAACATCGTTATCAACATCCTGCGCAGTGTTCCGTTCCTGATCCTGATGATCTGTGTATTCCCGCTTACCCGTGCCATCGTGGGCACCACGGTGGGTACCAAAGCCACCATCGTTCCGCTGGTGGTGGCAGCCTTCCCGTTCGTGGCACGTCTGGTGGAGACCAGCCTGCGCGAGCTGGACGAGGGCGTGGTGGAAGCGGCCCAGAGCATGGGCGCAACGCCGTTCCAGATCATTACCAAGGTGATGATCCCGGAATGCCTGCCCGGCCTGATCTCCAGCATGACCACCGCACTGACCACCATTCTGGGCTACTCGGCCATGTCCGGTGTCATTGGCGGCGGCGGTCTGGGCAAGATCGCTTTGTCCTACGGCTATTACCGCTACCAGACCGATATCATGATCGTGTGTGTCATTTTGCTGGTGCTGATGGTTCAGGTGTTCCAGACTTTGGGCACTGCTTGGGCCACCAGAAGCGATAAGCGGCTGCGGAAGTAA
- the metA gene encoding homoserine O-succinyltransferase: MPLIIPKTLPAYDALYNENIFVMHRERALAQHIRPLEILILNLMPTKITTETQIARLLANTPLQVHMTLLQTASHAATHVSAAHLESFYKNFNEVKNNRYDGMIITGAPVETMDFEQVDYWPELCEIMDFSETNVYSTLHVCWGAQAGLYYHYGVHKQLLPEKMFGVFEHRVTRPSNPLVRGFDEVFYAPHSRHTGISREDVDNCKALRILAESDSAGPFLMSTENGRQIFVTGHPEYDKYTLDSEYRRDVDKGLPIHVPVNYYPDDDPTKPPLFRWRAHAHLLYENWLNYYVYQNTPYDLGEIQRVKHE, from the coding sequence ATGCCGCTGATCATCCCCAAGACCCTGCCTGCTTACGATGCCCTCTACAACGAAAATATCTTCGTCATGCATCGTGAGCGTGCCCTTGCCCAGCACATCCGCCCGCTGGAGATCCTGATCCTGAACCTGATGCCCACCAAGATCACCACCGAGACCCAGATCGCCCGTCTGTTGGCAAATACCCCGCTGCAGGTGCACATGACCCTGCTGCAGACGGCCAGCCATGCGGCGACCCACGTTTCGGCAGCACACCTCGAATCGTTCTATAAGAACTTCAACGAGGTGAAGAACAACCGCTACGACGGCATGATCATCACCGGCGCACCGGTGGAGACCATGGACTTTGAGCAGGTGGATTACTGGCCGGAGCTGTGCGAAATCATGGACTTCAGCGAGACGAATGTCTACTCCACCCTGCATGTGTGCTGGGGTGCACAGGCTGGCCTGTACTACCACTACGGCGTGCACAAGCAGCTGCTGCCGGAAAAGATGTTCGGCGTGTTCGAGCACCGGGTCACCCGCCCGTCGAACCCTTTGGTGCGCGGCTTTGACGAGGTGTTCTATGCGCCCCACAGCCGTCACACCGGCATCAGCCGCGAGGATGTGGACAACTGTAAGGCTTTGCGCATCCTTGCCGAGAGCGATTCGGCCGGGCCCTTCCTTATGAGCACCGAGAACGGACGGCAGATCTTTGTCACCGGCCACCCGGAATATGACAAATACACGCTGGATTCAGAGTACCGCCGCGATGTGGACAAGGGCCTGCCCATCCATGTGCCGGTGAATTACTACCCGGACGATGATCCCACAAAGCCACCGCTGTTCCGCTGGCGTGCCCACGCCCACCTGCTGTATGAGAACTGGCTGAACTACTACGTCTAC